The nucleotide sequence GACGCACTTGCTCGGCCACAGGACCGTCCACTCCCGGATCGGCCAACACAATGCGTTCAGCCGGAAGACGCGCACCAGAGACTCCGATTGCCACTGCCAGCATGAGCCAGCTGTTAATCCAGATCCCGTTGCTTAAAAACTTCTGCATCAACTCTGTAGTCGTGCGAAACGGAGGATCGGTTCTTCCTTAAATCGAAAAGCCTAATAGATTAATTCATTAGTCATTGATTATACGCATCTTACTATTTCAATATTTTTGCAATTAATAATTCTCTACCGGGAACCGACTGCAAATCAGAGCAGCGTGCGCTCGATGAGCCAGAACAGGCCCATCCCGGTAACGACGAGCGATACGATCATGGGCCCTCTGCGCTCAAACGATGGCCACTGCCGAGCTTTCGCCAACAGCGGCAATACCAGCAGTGCGATTGCCGCCTGACCGACCTCCACGCCGACATTGAATCCGAACAAAGCCGAAACCACGGTCTGCCCATCGGAACCGAGCCCCAACTCCCGCAAAACTCCCGCAAATCCAAACCCATGGATGAGCCCAAACCCAAAAGTCAGCAGCCAACGTCCCTTGGGTTCCTCGTCACCTCGCCACAAATTTTCGACCCCGACGTAGACGATCGACGCCGCGATCAACGGCTCCACCCATCCCGCGGGGAACTGCACCACATTCAGCGCCGCCAATCCCAGCGTGATCGAATGGGCGACCGTGAAACTCGTGATCACCGCCAGCATGGCTTTCCACCCGCGACACGCGATCAACAGCCCGGCCAAAAACAACAGATGATCGAACCCAATCAGAATGTGCTCCACCCCGAGTTTGAAGAACAACCAGAGCCGACTGCCGCCTGAGTTCCCCGTGGTTTCATGCTCTGTCTCAACGGCTTCAACACCAACCGAGCGCTCGCCCCACGGCACAATCAGCGTCGCGTTGTTCGCCCCGAGCAGGCCTTCTGCAACGATCTCGCCCGACACCAAGCGGGCTGTCACAAAAAGTCGATGCCCCGGCGGCAACGTGGCAAACTGTTCTGAGTTCACCGTCCAATTTCCCTCCGGCTGTTGAGCGATTCTCGTATGCCACATCACGTCCTCGTCTTCCGCTTCCCAAACGGCCGCCACTCTCGACATCGGGATCGCTCGGTCGCTCGCACTGAAGTCAACCCAAGCCAGTCCCGCCGCTTGCAACGCCGCGCCACTTTCCTCGACCTCGATCTGATCGAGCACGCGATCATCATCAAGATCCGCCAACGGAACCGCCGCCGCCGCATCTGTCGCCGATAGTCGCAGCTCCACTTGGACGCCATCAACCGTCGCGGTGATTTCCAAACTGCTCAACCCCGGATCGTGCGCCGTCGCGGTCAGCGCCGAGAGCGCACCGAGTAACAGCAACAGCCAGACCCTAAACCCGGCGCAGCGCGACATCGGCCCATTCGCCCATGATGCGAGTTTGAACTTCCCAAGTGGGCACCGCGGAGGTGAAGGCATCACGGACTTGATCAAGTTCATAGGCAAGGATGCCACTGAGCACCAACAGCCCACCCGGTGCAACCGCCGTCACCAATTCCGGCACAAACTGCATGAGCACGTGGCCAAGAATGTTGGCAAAAATCAAATCACCCGGCTCTCCCGAAAACCCCGAAACCAGATCCCCTTCGTAGAAACGAATCACGCCCGTCAGGTCGTTAAGCGCCGCGTTTTCATCGCTGATGCGCACGGCTTCCACGTCGTTGTCGAACCCGCGAATATCGCTAAACCCCAACCGCGCCGCCGAAATCGCGAGAATGCCCGAGCCACATCCCGCATCGATTACCCGCGCTTCGGTCGGGGCCGTCTTCGCCCACTCTACGAGGCGCTCGCAACACAGCCGCGTCGTCTCGTGATTACCCGTGCCAAACGCCATCCCCGGGTCGAGCCAGATCGCCACATCGCCCGCCGGCAGGGCATACGTCTCGCGCTCCCACACCGGCACCCAATGCAGGCGACCACATTGCCACGGTTTGAAGTGCAGTTTGTAACTGTTGCGCCAGTCCTCGTCGCCGAGATTGCGAAACTCCGGTTCACCCGCGCCGGTCAATTCCGAGGCGAGATCGGTCCACGCGGCTTCGGCATCGGGCCGACTTTCAAACATGCCGATCAGCCACGCCGCCGGAATCAGCACGTCATGCATCACACTCCAGCGCGCATCGCCTCGTTCCAACAACAGATCGTCGACGGCATCCACGGTATCGACCGGCAGCGTCGCTTTGATTTCACACAAATTCATGCCCGCAGCTGAGCCGTCGTTTCAGCCACTGACAACTTGTTTAACCACCGGCGGGGGAGGTCGCCGCACTGCGGGCTTCCTTAGCCGCCACGGCAACAGTCCCAGCATGGCACAACGCAGACGCGGCAGATGGTAGACCTTCATGCCTTGGTCCCCCCCATTGGTCCGCCCAACGCCGTGGCATCGTCAAACCGCAGGTGACGCGTCGCATACATCACCGCTCCCAGCAGCCCAAACAGAAGCACGGTGCCTCCAACCAACGCAACGTCCTCGAGTTGCAGCACAAAGTAGAGATAACCATAGATGCCAGCCATCAACAGTCCCAGCACGCCCGCCGGCTTGCGCGCCCCCATCACGGCCGTCGCATACAATCCCACCAGCAGGGTGGACGCCCCCGCCGCCGCGATGTAGGCCCAGCCAAATCGCCAGAATTCCGACAAGGCCAGCAGCGCGAGATAAAACAAACACAGTGCCGCCCCCACCAACAGGTAGTTCAGCACGTGCAGCGAGCGTCCGCCCACGACTTCGCCCAAGAAAAACCCGGCAAATACGGTCACCAAAAACAGGATACCATACTTTATCGCCCGTTCGATCGTGCGGTATTCCCCCACTTCCGGCACCAACCCGACCCCAAACGTCGCCGCGCTCATGCGCTCGGCCACCGCCGCATCGCCTCCGCCCATCCAGTCGCGCGGCAGGTCGTTGCCCAACGCACCGATTTTCCACTTCGCCGCGAATCCGGTCGGCTCGACCGTGCGCTCAGACGGCAAATAAGCCCCGCGGAATCCCGGCGACGGCCAGGTCGAGCTGAGGGCCACATCCGTCGAACTCGCCAGCGGCACGAACTCCAACGCCCCGCTGCCATCAAGGTTCAGGGTGATTTCAAACGCCGCGCCCATCACCGGATCGATCGTCACGGGTGCCTGCATGCCCGCCGGCCAATTCGTCATCCCGGTGCCTCCCTGCAGCTCCGCCGGGGCCCCGTTCCACCGCAGACTCTGCTCAGCTCGCAGACCGCGTGCATCACTCACCGCATACACGAGACGCGCTTGTTCCCACTGCATCTGCCACCGGGCATCACGCCTCCACTTCGGCGGCACCGTGAATCGCCCCTCCACGTGCAGGGCCGCCGCATACACCTGCGCTCGGTAAATGCCCCGTGACAACTCCCGCGTAGCGAGGTCGCCCGTCACCGCCAACGTCTCCGGCAACAAACGCATCTCGCCTTCAGCGCGCAACACTTGGCCGTTTTCCTGGGTCCAAATATACGGCACCACCAGAACCGGCCCCATCAACCGTTGATCGCCGCCCCACGACGTGGTTATCGCCGCCACCGATTCGGCATGTCGTTTTGCCCGTTCGTCCCGCGTCGAATCGATCAACCACAGCGGCACCTGCAGGATCGTGATCACCGCGGCGATCATAATGAGTTTGTTGGTGAGCCGTCGGCGAGCCGACTCGGCGGCGTTGACGGAGATGGAGGGCAGGGGCGGGACGGAGGAGGATTCGTTCATCACCGCCATGATCGACCCCGGCGGTGAAGGGCGTGTGAACTGAAGATGAAATCGCGATGAATTCCGCGCGGGCGGAATTCCCCCGCGCTACCCGGCCGGAGGCGGAAAACGCAACCAAGCCCGGGCGCCCGCTGCATCCGTGCGATTGGTCAGCCCCACTTCACCCCGGTGACGCCGACAGATTTCGCTCACAAAACTCAGCCCCAGCCCCGTGCTCTTACGCCGACTGCGGGGGCGCGGCATCGAAAAGAAACGCTCGAACACCCGACCTTCCGCAAAATCCGGAATGCCCGGACCACCATCGCACACGTCCACCCGCCAGCTCCCCTCCGGCGCGGACACACATGTGATGCTCACCGTCGCGCCTTCCGGCGAAAACTCGATGGCATTCTGCACGAGATTGACCACCGCCTGCAGCAGCAGAAAACGTTCGCCATGCACCCGCGCCGCCCCGGCGGTGCGGTCGTCAAAACTCACCTTCACCCCCGCATGTTCGGCGGGCACGGCCAGCGATGTCACCGCCTCCCGAATCACCCCGACAAAATCAACTTCGCTCGGTGCCTCCAGGCCCTGCCGCGACTCCAGCGCCGTCAACCGCAACATGCGATCGATGATGCCTTGGATTCGCACCGACTCCGCCTGCAGATTGCGCAAAAATCTCGCCCGGTCGGCCTCGGACATTTCTCGTTCCTGCATGAGCTCGGCCGCTCCGCGAATCGCCGACAACGGCGCTTTCAATTCGTGCGCCAGGTTATGCGTGTAGTGCTCCACGTAGTCCTTGCCCTCCAAGGTCCGCCGCATGCCTTCAAAGGCTTCACCCAGCGCCTCGATTTCGCGGGCCTTGGTCACGGGCGGCTTCACATCCACCCCGTCGCGCACCGCCGCCGCGTAACCCGCCAAGCGCTCCAGCGACCGCGTCAACCGATTGGCCAACCACCACCCCAGTCCCAACATCACCAGGGCCACGAGGCTCGCGCCCGTGACCAATTTCAACCGCTCCGACCAGACAAACTCATTCACCGTGCGCAGCGGTCGCGCCAGAAAGAGCCGCCCGAGATTTTCGCCCCCCGTGACCATGATCGGCGCACTGACGACCAACTCCCCGGTGGTGCTCAGCGGTCGACCGTCAATCATCTGACTCGAGGCGGACTTGACGCTTTTATAGCGTATCGGTGCCGGGTTTAGCACCAGGCGTTCCGCTTCCGGACGAGAATCAAACAACACGTCCCCGTTCTCATCCTCCACCCTCACCCGCAGGCCGCGACTCGCATATTTCAACCGCTCGAAAACCTGGGGCCAGTCCTCCGTTTTCTGCGCCGCCAGCGTGACCGCCAACAGGCTGGCCGCCTCCTGCATCGTGACCTTCATCGACGACTCATAACGCGGCCGCACTTCCGCCAGGATGAATCGCATCAACACCGCCAGTCCCACCGCCGAGGCCAACGCATAAGTGCCAAATATCGCCGTGCGGATTTTCATGGCGTCACCTTCCACGAGTAGCCCATCCCGCGATGGGTGCAGATCGGCGTATCCGTCGCCTGCACGGCACGCAGCTTTGCCCGCAGGGTTTTGATGTGGGCGTCCACGGTCCGATCCGTGCTCGCCGCAGGGTCTTCCCAGCCCGCCGCCATCAACGCATCGCGCGAAAACACCCGACCGGGACGGCGACTCAACGCTGCGAGCAGCCGAAACTCGTAACGGGTCAGCTGCAGCGCCGTGCCGTGATACCACGCCATGCAGGACTCTTCATCGACGCGCACCGTGGGGGCGGCGGATTGCGATCCCGGCATCACCTCCGGTCGGGCCGGGCCGCGTCGTAAAATCGCTCGCACCCGCGCCGTGAGCTCCCGCGGGCTGAACGGTTTGGTGACATAATCATCCCCCCCGATTTCGAGGCCCACCACGCGATCGATTTCGTCGCTGCGGGCCGTGAGAAAAACCACCGGCACCGTGTGCTCCCGTCGCAGTTGTTTGCACCATTCGAAACCGTTGGTATCGGGCAGGCCGACATCGAGCAGCACGATATCCGGGACCTGCCGCGCCACCTCGGCCGACGCCGCCCGCCCCGTCAGGCAATGCACCGCGTCGAACCCTTCGGTGCGCAGCGCGTAAACCAACGTATCGGCAATCGACGGTTCATCCTCCACAATCAGCACCCGGCGGGCGTTCGGTGGAGGCAGGTCAGTCATGGAAATCAGACCGTCAGCCCGGCCGATTCCGCCAGCCCCAGCCGTAGATTCATACATTGAATGGCCGAACCCGAAGCCCCCTTGCCGAGATTGTCGATCCGCACGATCACCACGGCTTGTTCGTCGTGACCAAACACCATCACGTCGGCGCGATTCGTGCCATTGCACGCCTGCGCATCCAGGAAGCCACCGTCCAAGTTGGCGTCATCGCCCAGCGGACACACCCGCACAAACGTGGCACCGGCATACGCTTCGCTCAACGCCGCGTGCAGGCTCGCAGGCGAAACGTTCCCGGGAAGAGCGCGCAACGCCAACGGGATCGTCACCGCCAACCCCTGCCGGAAGGGACCCACCACCGGATTGAACAACGGCGCGTGAGTCAGGCCTGCGTGCTGACGCATTTCCGGGAGGTGTTTGTGCGCCAGCCCCAACGCATAGGGACGCGGGCTGAGCAACGTGGCCGGACGGTCCGTCGCTTCGTAATCGGCAATCATGCTTTTGCCACCACCACTGTAGCCCGTGATCGAAAAACAGGACAGTCGTGTATCCACAGGAACAATACCCGACTGCACCAGCGGCGCGACGCCGAGCAGAAACGCGCCGGCATGGCAGCCGATGTTGGCAATGCGATTCGCGGTCTCGATCCGCCGGCGATACTCCACGCCCAGCTCGGGTAAACCATAAGACCACGCCGGATCAGTCCGGTGCGCCGTGCTGGCGTCGATCACGATGGTATCGGGATTGGTCACCAACGCCGCCGATTCCCGCGCGGCGACATCCGGCAAACACAGAAACGCCACGTCCGCGGCATTCAGGCAGTCCGCCCGCGCCGCCGGGTCCTTGCGCAATGCCGGTTCGATGGGGACGAGCTCCACCTCCGGGCGGCTCACCAGCCGCTCGTGAATCTGAAGTCCCGTGGTGCCTTCGGAACCATCGACAAAAACCTTAACACTCATGAAGAAGTTGACGATCAGGCGCGGCGGCGGATTCCGCAAGCGTATGATCCCCTCTTTCAACGGCTTATAGGGTGGAACTTGGCGAGGGGTCGCAGCGGTGGCATGCGGAAAATTTCGCCAATCGGGGCCAACTCGACCGCCCATTGCACGATTTAGGAATCCAACTCCAACTATCCGACGTTAAAACTCCATGATGAGATTTTTAAATTGCAGCAGTTCAGAAGCCATTTGCAGTGGCTGAGTTTCGTCTCTCATGACCCTCGCCTTCCCCATCCAGACTCCGAGCCTCCAGACGCGCGCCTTCGCTCGTCGACGCACTCGCGAGCGCCGGGGACTGCTGTGGTCATGGTCGATCGGGTTTTTGCTTTTCGGCTGGGTTCTGATCAACCAACCCGCGCACTTTTTGCCCCGTCTGGCGGTTTCCTACCAAGCAATCGGCGCAAAACTATCCCACCAACAACAACTCACGTTGGAAGTGGCCCGCGCCCTGACGCAACATTCCGTCCCGGCCCAGCCGACTCCCGACGTCGCCCCAAACGCCTCCGAGGGCACTCCAGTTCCGGCCGCACCCAACGGCGAAACCACGGCGCGAAAACTCCACCTTTACGCCAGCGACACCCTGATCGCGTGGCATGCAGAACCGTCACCTGACTGGTCCGTCCATCGGTCGATGCACGCGAAATCCCCTGCGCCCGGCGAAGTGCCGCTGCCGCCCCCGCGAGTCTGAGTGGCAAACGCCAACTGACTCCGCGGCATCACGACCGTCGGCGCGACCTGTTTGCCCGACGAGCCCGTTCACGGGCGTGATCCGCTTCGCCTGCTTCTCCGACCCATCGCGCCCACGGCTCACTCCGGGGCAACGCGGGGGCGGCTCCCTTTCATCGCCCACCATCGGGCACCGATCTTCATGCAACTTTTCAATCTTCCCGCTCGCGCTTCGCGCGTGAGCTTTGTGGCTGGCCTCGCAGCGGCTGCGATCTTCAGTTCCTCCATGTCGGCGCAAACGCCGACTTCCGCTCCTCCCATCACGCTCGACGCCATGACGGTGTTGGGACGTGCCGACGACATGCTTGATGTCGCCGCCACCGCGTCACAGGGCCGTGTCGCCGCCGCCGAACTCAACACTCGACCGCTTCTGCGCCGCGGCGAGTTGCTGGAGGTCGTGCCCGGCCTCGTCGTCACCCAGCACTCCGGCGGCGGCAAGGCCAACCAGTATTTCCTGCGCGGCTACAACCTCGACCACGGCACCGACCTCGCGCTCTTCGCCGAAGGCGTGCCGATCAACCTGCGCACCCACGGCCATGGTCAGGGTTACGCCGATCTCAATTGGATCATTCCTGAACTCGTCGAAGGCATTCGTTTCAACAAAGGACCGTTCTATCCAGCGGTCGGCGATTTCTCCGCGGCTGGCGCGGCCGAGTTGAACTTCTTTACGGCTTTGCCGCGCGATTTCGCCAGCATCAGCTGGGGCGAAAACGGCCACCGCCGTGCTGTGGTAGGCGGTTCCACCACGACCGGTCAAGGCGTGCTGACGGCCGCCGCCGAATGGTCGGCCTACGACGGTCCGTTCGTAAATCCGGAGGACTTCGAGCGAGCCAACGTGTTCCTGCGCTACCACCAATCCACGGCGGATCGTTCGCTGACCTTCACCGCCATGGGTTACGATGCCACCTGGATGTCCACCGACCAAATCCCTGCCCGCGCCATCGCGGCGGGCACGTTGAACCGTTTCGACACCATCGACCCGACCAATGGCGGCGCGTCTTCCCGCTTCGCCACCACCTTCGAAGGCGAATGGCGCCGGGCCGACGCTACAACGCGGCTGAACCTGTTCGCCACGCACTACGACCTGTCGCTGTATTCAAACTTCACCTACTTTTTGGATGATCCCGCCGATGGCGATCAGTTCGAGCAGGTCGACGATCGTATCATTCTCGGCGGATCATGGAGCCAGGAATGGCGCTCTGCATCGGCGCGATACCCGCGGCGCGACACCATCGGCCTACAGGCTCAAGTTGATCTGATCGATGAGGTGGGACTGCATCGCACCGCCGCGCGCCAACGCCTCGGCACCGTGCGCAGTGACGCCGTAAAAGAAGGTAGTCTGGGCGTTTTTTGGGAAAACGAAACACGGTGGACCGATCGATTTCGCACCACGGGCGGCCTGCGGGCGGACATCTACGGCTTCGACGTCGACAGCGACTTGGCTGCCAACTCCGGACGCCGCGACGACACCATCGTCAGTCCCAAACTGGCGGCCATCTACCAACTCGGAAAGGCGACCGAACTCTACGCCGGCGCCGGCTTCGGCTTCCACAGCAACGACGCCCGCGGCACCACCGTCACGATCGACCCCGCCGACGGCTCCCCCGCGTCCGCCGTCGACCCGTTGGCGCGTTCGCGCGGTTTCGAACTGGGTTGGCGCACCTCAGCCTGGCCCGGCCTCGTGAGCACCGTCGCGTTGTTCCAACTGGAGAATGAATCCGAACTCGTGTTCGTTGGCGATGCCGGCGGCACGGAGGCCTCCGGCGCCAGTCGGCGGCACGGCGTGGAATGGACCAACTTCTACCAACCCCTGCCCTGGCTTTCCCTGGAAGCCGACCTCGCGCTGACCCATGCTCGTTTCAAAAATGCGCCGGGTGCCGACTACATTCCAGGTGCCATCGATCGGGTTTTCAGTGGCGGTGTGCGGGTCGGTCGCCCCGAAGGCTGGTTCAGCGAAATGCGCCTGCGGCATTTCGGACCGCGGGTGCTAACCGAAGACGGCTCGATCCGCGGCGATGGTTCGACCTTGGTCAACGCCCGCCTCGGCTGGCGCAGCAACGCGTGGGAAGTCACCTGCGACGTGTTCAACGTCTTTGATCGAGCCGACAACGACATCGAATATTACTACGCCTCACGCCTGCCCGGCGAACCGGCGGCGGGCGTCGACGACGTGCATTTGCATCCCGTCGAACCGCTCGCAGTGCGATTCACGGTAACGTGGCGACACTGATCATCGATCTATCCAACTTCACGCCTGCCGACTGAGCCGAGCGATCACCGTCGGCAGCAGCTTGTGTTCGGCGGCATGCATTTTCTCCCCAAACGTCACCAGGGTATCCTGTGGCTCGATGCGCACCACCACTTGGTCAATGATGGGCCCGCCGTCCACTTCGGGTGTCACGTAATGCACGGTGCACCCCGAAACTTTCACGCCGCGGCGCCATGCCTGCCCGATGCCGTCGAGGCCGGGAAAACTCGGCAGCAAACTCGGGTGCAGGTTGATGATCTTGCCCGCAAACGCCGCGATGAAGCGCGGCTTGATCACGCGCATGAAACCCGCGAGCACGATCAAGTCCGGCGCCAGCGCCGCGATTGTCTCCATGTAGCAATCTTCGCCCGCGCCTTCGAGTTTGGTCTTGAACGGGGCGGGATCGAGATACTGCGCCGGCACGCCAAAGGTCTCCCCATGCGCCAGAATCCCGGCGGTGGGTTGATCGGCGATGAGCTGCACGACCTGCGCGCGCCCCAGGTTGCCCGCGGCCGCGGCGGCGAGGATCGCCGCCGCATTGGAACCGCCACCGGACCCGAGGATGACCACACGCATGATTCGGTCTAGAAGAACTTCTTGGCCTTCTCGAACCAACCTTCCTCGGTCGGCTGATCGGCATCGCCACTGACCAGGGCGAATTGCTCCAACAACGTGCGTTGCTCGTCGGTGAGCTTCTTGGGCACCTCGACATGCACGCGCACGAGTTGATCGCCCTGCGCGCCGCCGCGCAGCGAAGGCATGCCTTTGGAGCGCAGGCGGAACGTGGTGCCGCTTTGGGTGCCCGACGGGATCTTGAGCGAGGCTTTGCCAAACAACGTCGGCACTTCGATGGTGCCGCCGAGCACGGCGAGCGTGAACTTGATTGGAATCTCGCAGAACAGGTCCTGGCCCTGGCGCTCGAATATCTCATGATCCTTGACCGTGAGCACGATATAGAGATCGCCGGGCTGGCCGCCCGCGAGACCCGCTTCGCCGTTGCCGACGGAGCGCAAACGCGAGCCCGTATCGACGCCCGGCGGGATACGCACTTTGATCTTGGACGTCTTGGATTCACGGCCTTCACCGTGGCA is from Synoicihabitans lomoniglobus and encodes:
- the creD gene encoding cell envelope integrity protein CreD codes for the protein MNESSSVPPLPSISVNAAESARRRLTNKLIMIAAVITILQVPLWLIDSTRDERAKRHAESVAAITTSWGGDQRLMGPVLVVPYIWTQENGQVLRAEGEMRLLPETLAVTGDLATRELSRGIYRAQVYAAALHVEGRFTVPPKWRRDARWQMQWEQARLVYAVSDARGLRAEQSLRWNGAPAELQGGTGMTNWPAGMQAPVTIDPVMGAAFEITLNLDGSGALEFVPLASSTDVALSSTWPSPGFRGAYLPSERTVEPTGFAAKWKIGALGNDLPRDWMGGGDAAVAERMSAATFGVGLVPEVGEYRTIERAIKYGILFLVTVFAGFFLGEVVGGRSLHVLNYLLVGAALCLFYLALLALSEFWRFGWAYIAAAGASTLLVGLYATAVMGARKPAGVLGLLMAGIYGYLYFVLQLEDVALVGGTVLLFGLLGAVMYATRHLRFDDATALGGPMGGTKA
- a CDS encoding ATP-binding protein; this translates as MKIRTAIFGTYALASAVGLAVLMRFILAEVRPRYESSMKVTMQEAASLLAVTLAAQKTEDWPQVFERLKYASRGLRVRVEDENGDVLFDSRPEAERLVLNPAPIRYKSVKSASSQMIDGRPLSTTGELVVSAPIMVTGGENLGRLFLARPLRTVNEFVWSERLKLVTGASLVALVMLGLGWWLANRLTRSLERLAGYAAAVRDGVDVKPPVTKAREIEALGEAFEGMRRTLEGKDYVEHYTHNLAHELKAPLSAIRGAAELMQEREMSEADRARFLRNLQAESVRIQGIIDRMLRLTALESRQGLEAPSEVDFVGVIREAVTSLAVPAEHAGVKVSFDDRTAGAARVHGERFLLLQAVVNLVQNAIEFSPEGATVSITCVSAPEGSWRVDVCDGGPGIPDFAEGRVFERFFSMPRPRSRRKSTGLGLSFVSEICRRHRGEVGLTNRTDAAGARAWLRFPPPAG
- the purN gene encoding phosphoribosylglycinamide formyltransferase, producing MRVVILGSGGGSNAAAILAAAAAGNLGRAQVVQLIADQPTAGILAHGETFGVPAQYLDPAPFKTKLEGAGEDCYMETIAALAPDLIVLAGFMRVIKPRFIAAFAGKIINLHPSLLPSFPGLDGIGQAWRRGVKVSGCTVHYVTPEVDGGPIIDQVVVRIEPQDTLVTFGEKMHAAEHKLLPTVIARLSRQA
- the argC gene encoding N-acetyl-gamma-glutamyl-phosphate reductase, translated to MSVKVFVDGSEGTTGLQIHERLVSRPEVELVPIEPALRKDPAARADCLNAADVAFLCLPDVAARESAALVTNPDTIVIDASTAHRTDPAWSYGLPELGVEYRRRIETANRIANIGCHAGAFLLGVAPLVQSGIVPVDTRLSCFSITGYSGGGKSMIADYEATDRPATLLSPRPYALGLAHKHLPEMRQHAGLTHAPLFNPVVGPFRQGLAVTIPLALRALPGNVSPASLHAALSEAYAGATFVRVCPLGDDANLDGGFLDAQACNGTNRADVMVFGHDEQAVVIVRIDNLGKGASGSAIQCMNLRLGLAESAGLTV
- a CDS encoding TonB-dependent receptor, producing the protein MQLFNLPARASRVSFVAGLAAAAIFSSSMSAQTPTSAPPITLDAMTVLGRADDMLDVAATASQGRVAAAELNTRPLLRRGELLEVVPGLVVTQHSGGGKANQYFLRGYNLDHGTDLALFAEGVPINLRTHGHGQGYADLNWIIPELVEGIRFNKGPFYPAVGDFSAAGAAELNFFTALPRDFASISWGENGHRRAVVGGSTTTGQGVLTAAAEWSAYDGPFVNPEDFERANVFLRYHQSTADRSLTFTAMGYDATWMSTDQIPARAIAAGTLNRFDTIDPTNGGASSRFATTFEGEWRRADATTRLNLFATHYDLSLYSNFTYFLDDPADGDQFEQVDDRIILGGSWSQEWRSASARYPRRDTIGLQAQVDLIDEVGLHRTAARQRLGTVRSDAVKEGSLGVFWENETRWTDRFRTTGGLRADIYGFDVDSDLAANSGRRDDTIVSPKLAAIYQLGKATELYAGAGFGFHSNDARGTTVTIDPADGSPASAVDPLARSRGFELGWRTSAWPGLVSTVALFQLENESELVFVGDAGGTEASGASRRHGVEWTNFYQPLPWLSLEADLALTHARFKNAPGADYIPGAIDRVFSGGVRVGRPEGWFSEMRLRHFGPRVLTEDGSIRGDGSTLVNARLGWRSNAWEVTCDVFNVFDRADNDIEYYYASRLPGEPAAGVDDVHLHPVEPLAVRFTVTWRH
- the creB gene encoding two-component system response regulator CreB; the protein is MTDLPPPNARRVLIVEDEPSIADTLVYALRTEGFDAVHCLTGRAASAEVARQVPDIVLLDVGLPDTNGFEWCKQLRREHTVPVVFLTARSDEIDRVVGLEIGGDDYVTKPFSPRELTARVRAILRRGPARPEVMPGSQSAAPTVRVDEESCMAWYHGTALQLTRYEFRLLAALSRRPGRVFSRDALMAAGWEDPAASTDRTVDAHIKTLRAKLRAVQATDTPICTHRGMGYSWKVTP
- a CDS encoding HupE/UreJ family protein; translation: MSRCAGFRVWLLLLLGALSALTATAHDPGLSSLEITATVDGVQVELRLSATDAAAAVPLADLDDDRVLDQIEVEESGAALQAAGLAWVDFSASDRAIPMSRVAAVWEAEDEDVMWHTRIAQQPEGNWTVNSEQFATLPPGHRLFVTARLVSGEIVAEGLLGANNATLIVPWGERSVGVEAVETEHETTGNSGGSRLWLFFKLGVEHILIGFDHLLFLAGLLIACRGWKAMLAVITSFTVAHSITLGLAALNVVQFPAGWVEPLIAASIVYVGVENLWRGDEEPKGRWLLTFGFGLIHGFGFAGVLRELGLGSDGQTVVSALFGFNVGVEVGQAAIALLVLPLLAKARQWPSFERRGPMIVSLVVTGMGLFWLIERTLL
- a CDS encoding 50S ribosomal protein L11 methyltransferase, with product MNLCEIKATLPVDTVDAVDDLLLERGDARWSVMHDVLIPAAWLIGMFESRPDAEAAWTDLASELTGAGEPEFRNLGDEDWRNSYKLHFKPWQCGRLHWVPVWERETYALPAGDVAIWLDPGMAFGTGNHETTRLCCERLVEWAKTAPTEARVIDAGCGSGILAISAARLGFSDIRGFDNDVEAVRISDENAALNDLTGVIRFYEGDLVSGFSGEPGDLIFANILGHVLMQFVPELVTAVAPGGLLVLSGILAYELDQVRDAFTSAVPTWEVQTRIMGEWADVALRRV